One window of the Desulfovibrio sp. X2 genome contains the following:
- a CDS encoding slipin family protein produces the protein MIAFLPIAAILIFLLMASVRVLNEYERGVIFRLGRIIKAKGPGLIFLIPVLDRMTRVALRVITMDVPNQDVITRDNVSVKVNAVVYFRVMDPVKAIVEVEDYIYATSQLAQTTLRSVCGGVELDSLLSHREEVNHEIQAILDQHTDPWGIKVTTVELKYIDLPQEMQRSMAKQAEAERERRAKVINAEGEFQAAAKLTEAARIISESPQALQLRYLQTLREMTSEGRSSTVIPLPIDLLKMFGKE, from the coding sequence ATGATCGCCTTCCTGCCCATCGCCGCCATCCTCATCTTTCTGCTCATGGCCTCGGTGCGCGTGCTCAACGAGTACGAGCGCGGGGTCATCTTCAGGCTCGGCCGCATCATCAAGGCCAAGGGGCCCGGCCTCATCTTCCTCATACCGGTCCTCGACCGCATGACCCGCGTCGCGCTGCGCGTCATCACCATGGACGTGCCCAACCAGGACGTCATCACCCGCGACAACGTGAGCGTGAAGGTCAACGCCGTGGTCTACTTCCGTGTCATGGACCCGGTGAAGGCCATCGTGGAGGTGGAGGACTACATCTACGCCACCTCCCAGCTGGCCCAGACCACGCTGCGCAGCGTCTGCGGCGGCGTTGAGCTGGACTCGCTCCTCTCGCACCGCGAAGAGGTGAACCACGAGATCCAGGCGATCCTTGACCAGCACACAGACCCCTGGGGCATCAAGGTCACGACCGTGGAGCTCAAGTACATCGACCTGCCCCAGGAAATGCAGCGCTCCATGGCCAAGCAGGCCGAGGCCGAGCGCGAGCGGCGCGCCAAGGTCATCAACGCCGAGGGCGAGTTCCAGGCGGCGGCCAAGCTCACCGAGGCCGCGCGGATCATCAGCGAGTCGCCGCAGGCCCTGCAGCTGCGCTACCTGCAGACCCTGCGCGAGATGACGTCGGAGGGCCGCTCCTCCACTGTCATCCCGCTGCCCATCGACCTGCTGAAGATGTTCGGCAAGGAGTGA
- a CDS encoding nodulation protein NfeD produces the protein MMRRVPFAWLLPVSLLVSLLACLAVCPVSGALAQEKPESPEVHDESPFIIRYVEITGSISPAQTDFLQSAMDAASNEGAGLLIIRLDTPGGSGEAMRDMVRLILNAPVPVAVWVGPAGAHAASAGVFIVAAADVAAMAPQTTIGAASPVGPGGEDIKGTMETKVKNDIMSFIRGVAEARGRNVQWYEEAVDKAVSITAKEAVLKHVVDLIADSPDDLIQQLGKRGIPYHGESIRFDPDTVVIHQQEPGFRHAFLAWLLDPQVAYFLLLGGMAGLFFELATPGAILPGVLGGLSMLLALYAMSILPTNAAGLIIILFGLVLFLLELHVTSYGLLSVAGVVSLFVGSVILFKSGQGAEGVDMLTIIVTVSGVSLLLLLAVWLAAKAHRARPSGGSEGMLGTRGVVQRWSGGRGTILAHGELWNAVSEEAGEYAAGDVVRVLRVDGLTLEVMLEEPSDTIHPAHPSHPAHSTTTKGDS, from the coding sequence ATGATGCGCAGAGTCCCCTTCGCCTGGCTGCTGCCGGTCTCACTGCTCGTGTCTCTCCTCGCCTGCCTCGCGGTCTGCCCGGTGTCCGGCGCCCTGGCGCAGGAGAAGCCCGAGTCGCCCGAGGTGCACGACGAATCGCCCTTCATCATCCGCTACGTGGAGATCACGGGCAGCATAAGCCCGGCCCAGACGGACTTCCTGCAGTCCGCCATGGACGCGGCCTCGAACGAGGGCGCGGGCCTGCTGATCATCCGCCTGGACACGCCCGGCGGCTCGGGCGAGGCCATGCGCGACATGGTCCGCCTCATCCTCAATGCCCCGGTGCCGGTGGCCGTGTGGGTCGGTCCGGCGGGCGCGCACGCGGCCTCCGCGGGTGTCTTCATCGTGGCTGCGGCGGACGTGGCGGCCATGGCCCCGCAGACGACCATCGGCGCGGCCTCGCCCGTGGGGCCGGGCGGTGAGGACATCAAGGGGACCATGGAGACCAAGGTCAAGAACGACATCATGAGCTTCATCAGGGGCGTGGCCGAGGCGCGCGGCAGGAACGTGCAGTGGTACGAGGAGGCCGTGGACAAGGCCGTGAGCATCACGGCCAAGGAGGCGGTGCTCAAGCACGTCGTGGACCTCATCGCCGACAGCCCCGACGACCTCATCCAGCAGCTCGGCAAGCGCGGCATCCCCTATCACGGCGAGTCCATCCGCTTCGATCCGGACACCGTGGTCATCCACCAGCAGGAGCCGGGGTTCAGGCACGCCTTCCTGGCCTGGCTGCTCGACCCGCAGGTCGCCTATTTCCTGCTGCTCGGCGGCATGGCGGGCCTCTTCTTCGAGCTGGCCACGCCCGGCGCCATCCTGCCCGGCGTGCTCGGCGGGCTTTCCATGCTGCTCGCGCTCTATGCCATGTCCATCCTGCCCACCAACGCCGCAGGACTCATAATCATCCTCTTCGGCCTCGTGCTCTTTCTGCTCGAGCTGCACGTCACCAGCTACGGCCTCCTCTCGGTCGCGGGCGTGGTCTCCCTGTTCGTCGGCTCGGTCATCCTCTTCAAGTCGGGACAGGGGGCGGAAGGCGTGGACATGCTGACCATCATCGTCACCGTGAGCGGCGTCTCGCTGCTCCTGCTGCTGGCCGTGTGGCTGGCCGCCAAGGCGCATCGCGCCCGGCCCTCGGGCGGGTCCGAGGGCATGCTCGGCACCCGCGGAGTGGTGCAGCGCTGGTCGGGCGGCCGGGGCACCATCCTGGCGCACGGCGAGTTGTGGAACGCGGTCTCCGAGGAGGCCGGAGAATATGCCGCGGGCGACGTCGTCCGCGTCTTGCGTGTCGACGGCCTGACTCTTGAGGTCATGCTCGAGGAGCCTTCGGACACGATCCATCCCGCGCATCCTTCACACCCTGCGCATTCAACCACCACCAAGGGGGATTCATGA
- the coaBC gene encoding bifunctional phosphopantothenoylcysteine decarboxylase/phosphopantothenate--cysteine ligase CoaBC, whose product MSVRPEFTCFGGKRVHLGVCGSIASCKSPDLLRMLLKSGVSVGATLTRSAQEFVRPLLFEALGAAPVYSGMFPSEAPASPDIFGHLEPGQNADAMLVAPATANIIAKLASGIADDMLSAQALAFRGPLLLAPAMNPRLWEAEATRENWEKLKRRGCICLEPGLGSMACGEEGQGRLPDVYEICMRTLRALAPQDLAGRRVLVTLGPTREMWDGVRFWSNPSSGAMGASLAAAAWLRGAEVTAVVGPCEVRMPEGVRVLQVRSAREMYDAAMVLWPDTDIGCLTAAVADFRPVPVGREKYKKDQLGDGRLAIEFELNADILRTMGQNKKAGQMLVGFAAETSNLVENARRKLQNKNCDMLAANVVGVPESGFEASTNRIVLLDRTGREESWPVLPKSEVAWRIWDHVSLLSS is encoded by the coding sequence ATGAGCGTGCGGCCCGAATTCACCTGCTTTGGCGGCAAACGCGTCCATCTCGGCGTCTGCGGCTCGATAGCATCGTGCAAATCTCCGGATTTGTTGCGGATGTTGCTCAAGAGCGGGGTCAGCGTGGGCGCCACGCTGACCCGTTCCGCGCAGGAATTCGTGCGCCCCCTGCTCTTCGAGGCCCTGGGCGCGGCGCCGGTCTACTCCGGCATGTTTCCGTCCGAGGCCCCGGCATCCCCGGACATCTTCGGGCATCTCGAGCCCGGCCAGAACGCCGACGCCATGCTCGTCGCCCCGGCCACGGCGAACATCATCGCCAAGCTGGCCTCGGGCATCGCGGACGACATGCTCTCGGCCCAGGCGCTGGCCTTCCGCGGCCCGCTGCTCCTGGCCCCGGCCATGAACCCCAGGCTCTGGGAGGCCGAGGCCACGCGCGAGAACTGGGAGAAGCTCAAGCGCCGCGGCTGCATCTGCCTCGAACCCGGGCTCGGCTCCATGGCCTGCGGAGAGGAAGGGCAGGGCAGGCTGCCGGACGTCTACGAGATCTGCATGCGCACCCTGCGCGCCCTGGCGCCCCAGGATCTCGCGGGGCGCCGCGTGCTGGTCACGCTCGGCCCCACGCGCGAGATGTGGGACGGCGTGCGCTTCTGGTCCAACCCCTCTTCCGGCGCCATGGGCGCCTCCCTGGCCGCCGCCGCCTGGCTGCGCGGGGCCGAGGTCACGGCCGTGGTCGGTCCCTGCGAGGTGCGCATGCCCGAGGGCGTGCGCGTCCTTCAGGTGCGCTCGGCGCGCGAGATGTACGACGCGGCCATGGTGCTCTGGCCGGACACGGACATCGGCTGTCTCACGGCCGCGGTGGCGGACTTCCGCCCTGTGCCCGTGGGCCGCGAGAAGTACAAGAAGGACCAGTTGGGCGACGGCAGGCTGGCCATCGAGTTCGAGCTGAACGCGGACATCCTGCGCACCATGGGCCAGAACAAGAAGGCCGGGCAGATGCTCGTCGGCTTCGCGGCCGAGACCTCGAACCTCGTGGAGAACGCCCGCCGCAAGCTCCAGAACAAGAACTGCGACATGCTCGCGGCCAACGTCGTGGGCGTGCCGGAGAGCGGCTTCGAGGCCTCCACCAACCGCATCGTCCTCCTTGACCGCACCGGCCGCGAGGAATCCTGGCCCGTGCTGCCCAAGTCCGAAGTCGCGTGGCGCATATGGGATCACGTTTCGCTGCTCTCCAGCTGA
- the queA gene encoding tRNA preQ1(34) S-adenosylmethionine ribosyltransferase-isomerase QueA yields MSDAPDELLASYDFALPEELIAQHPAPRRDASRLMVVDRAGEGEELARFADLPRILSERLPEGALLVANNSRVAPARLFGARASGGRVEMLLLTPPPLLEPEPDAVPGFSRARAEVLLRASKTLRRDEELDFGPDLVVRVGARGEFGRHEVELSWRGELAAVLAKQGCMPLPPYIRREAAGDDMERYQTVYASADKAGSVAAPTAGLHFTPEVRADLAARGIEWAEVTLYVGYGTFSPVRAADIRDHRMHAEWVEVPEATAAAVARAKAEGRPVLAVGTTSVRSLEGAFAQTGEPAPFCGTTSIFIRPGFRFRVVDHMLTNFHLPLSSLIIMVSAFAGRVRILSAYDRAVRERFRFFSYGDAMLIL; encoded by the coding sequence ATGTCCGACGCACCCGACGAGCTGCTCGCCAGCTACGACTTCGCGCTCCCCGAGGAGCTCATCGCCCAGCACCCCGCGCCCCGGCGCGACGCCTCGCGCCTGATGGTCGTGGACCGCGCGGGCGAGGGCGAGGAGCTGGCCCGCTTCGCCGACCTCCCCCGCATCCTCTCCGAGCGGCTGCCCGAGGGCGCCCTGCTCGTGGCCAACAACTCGCGCGTGGCCCCTGCCAGACTCTTCGGCGCGCGCGCGAGCGGCGGCCGGGTGGAGATGCTGCTGCTCACGCCCCCTCCCCTGCTCGAACCGGAGCCGGACGCCGTCCCGGGCTTCTCGCGCGCCCGCGCCGAGGTCCTTCTGCGCGCCTCGAAGACGCTGCGCAGGGACGAGGAGCTCGACTTCGGCCCGGACCTCGTGGTGCGGGTCGGGGCGCGCGGCGAGTTCGGCCGCCACGAGGTGGAGCTTTCCTGGCGCGGGGAACTGGCCGCCGTGCTGGCAAAACAGGGCTGCATGCCCCTGCCGCCCTACATCCGGCGCGAGGCCGCCGGCGACGACATGGAGCGCTACCAGACGGTCTACGCGAGCGCGGACAAGGCCGGGTCCGTGGCCGCGCCCACGGCCGGGCTGCACTTCACGCCCGAGGTGCGCGCGGACCTTGCCGCGCGGGGCATCGAGTGGGCCGAGGTCACGCTTTACGTGGGCTACGGCACCTTCAGCCCGGTACGCGCGGCCGACATCCGCGACCACCGCATGCACGCGGAGTGGGTGGAGGTCCCCGAGGCCACGGCCGCGGCGGTGGCCAGGGCTAAGGCCGAGGGCAGGCCCGTGCTCGCCGTGGGCACCACCTCGGTCAGGAGCCTCGAGGGGGCCTTCGCGCAGACCGGGGAGCCGGCTCCGTTCTGCGGCACCACGAGCATCTTCATCCGCCCCGGCTTTCGCTTCCGGGTCGTCGACCACATGCTCACGAACTTCCACCTCCCTTTATCTTCCCTCATAATCATGGTATCGGCATTCGCCGGACGAGTTCGCATCCTATCCGCTTACGACCGCGCGGTCCGTGAGAGATTCCGTTTTTTCTCCTACGGCGATGCCATGCTCATCCTGTAA
- a CDS encoding 4Fe-4S dicluster domain-containing protein, which produces MSRIVIREERCKGCLLCTTACPKGLIVQSERFNAMGYKVAEVPEGKMSECTGCASCAKLCPDCCITVYKTVKEAAKKEKK; this is translated from the coding sequence ATGTCCCGAATCGTCATCCGCGAGGAACGCTGCAAAGGCTGCCTCCTCTGCACGACCGCCTGCCCCAAGGGGCTGATCGTGCAGTCGGAGCGCTTCAACGCCATGGGCTACAAGGTCGCCGAAGTGCCCGAGGGCAAGATGTCCGAGTGCACGGGCTGCGCCTCCTGCGCCAAGCTCTGCCCGGACTGCTGCATCACGGTCTACAAGACCGTGAAGGAAGCGGCCAAGAAGGAGAAGAAGTGA
- a CDS encoding 3-methyl-2-oxobutanoate dehydrogenase subunit VorB: MMAQRIFIKGNEAIARGALAAGCTCYFGYPITPQNDIPEFMSSAICEAGGQFVQAESEIAAANMLLGAASAGVRAMTSSSSPGVSLKQEAISYMAGSELPGVIVNMNRGGPGLGDIGPSQGDYFQSVKGGGHGDYRTLVLAPATCQEAYDLTILAFQLAFTYRNPVLILGDAIIGQTKEPVTPWTPEKLNPDEAASWRLDGAKGRPSRLLKSLFLEDGALAGQNLRLKAKYEKMAAEVRFESFETEDAELVVVAYGSIGRIAKSAVRKLRAKGKKVGLFRPITLFPFPSAALAELAKAGKRFLTVEHNLGQMVEDVRLSVLPHADSGFFSILPGNLPTPDDFEQPILQSLAGTL, translated from the coding sequence GTGATGGCCCAGCGCATCTTCATCAAAGGCAACGAGGCCATCGCCCGGGGTGCGCTGGCCGCCGGGTGCACCTGCTACTTCGGCTATCCCATCACCCCCCAGAACGACATCCCCGAATTCATGTCCTCGGCCATCTGCGAGGCAGGCGGACAGTTCGTCCAGGCCGAGAGCGAGATCGCCGCGGCCAACATGCTGCTCGGCGCCGCCTCCGCAGGCGTGCGCGCCATGACCTCGAGCTCGTCCCCCGGCGTTTCGCTCAAGCAGGAGGCCATCTCCTACATGGCGGGCTCCGAGCTGCCCGGCGTGATCGTGAACATGAACCGCGGCGGCCCGGGCCTCGGCGACATCGGCCCCTCGCAGGGCGACTACTTCCAGTCCGTGAAGGGCGGCGGCCACGGCGACTACCGCACACTGGTCCTGGCCCCGGCCACCTGCCAGGAGGCCTACGACCTGACCATCCTGGCCTTCCAGCTGGCCTTCACCTACCGGAACCCCGTGCTCATCCTGGGCGATGCGATCATCGGCCAGACCAAGGAGCCGGTCACCCCCTGGACGCCGGAGAAGCTGAACCCGGACGAGGCCGCCTCCTGGCGCCTGGACGGCGCCAAGGGCCGCCCCTCCCGCCTGCTCAAGTCCCTCTTCCTGGAGGACGGGGCCCTGGCCGGGCAGAACCTTCGCCTCAAGGCCAAGTACGAGAAGATGGCCGCCGAGGTCCGCTTCGAGTCCTTCGAGACCGAGGACGCGGAACTGGTGGTGGTCGCCTACGGCTCCATCGGCCGCATCGCCAAGAGCGCCGTGCGGAAGCTGCGCGCCAAAGGAAAGAAGGTCGGGCTCTTCCGCCCCATCACCCTCTTCCCCTTCCCGAGCGCCGCGCTTGCCGAGCTGGCCAAGGCGGGCAAGCGCTTCCTGACCGTGGAGCACAACCTGGGCCAGATGGTCGAGGACGTCCGCCTCAGCGTGCTGCCGCACGCGGACAGCGGCTTCTTCAGCATCCTGCCCGGCAACCTGCCCACGCCGGACGATTTCGAGCAGCCCATCCTGCAATCCCTGGCCGGAACCTTGTGA
- a CDS encoding thiamine pyrophosphate-dependent enzyme, translating into MTEKIAFQTPESVVDRATHYCPGCHHGTIHRLVGEVLDEMGLREETILVASIGCSVFLYNYLDVDAVEAPHGRAPAVATGVKRARGDKVVFAYQGDGDLASIGMAEIMHAANRGERITIIFVNNTVYGMTGGQMAPTTMEGQKTTTCPSGRCPEKHGLPIRMAEIIGTLGGVAYCARVAVDTVKNLTQAKKAIRRAFEVQTTGQGFGFVELLSTCPTNWRMTPVKANERIAKEMIPYFPLGVFKDIPAEECA; encoded by the coding sequence ATGACTGAAAAGATCGCATTCCAGACGCCCGAGAGCGTTGTCGACCGGGCGACCCACTACTGCCCCGGCTGCCACCACGGCACCATCCACCGCCTGGTGGGCGAGGTCCTGGACGAGATGGGGCTGCGCGAGGAGACCATCCTCGTGGCCTCCATCGGCTGCTCGGTCTTCCTCTACAACTACCTGGACGTGGACGCCGTGGAGGCGCCGCACGGACGCGCCCCGGCCGTGGCCACGGGCGTGAAGCGCGCGCGCGGCGACAAGGTGGTCTTCGCCTACCAGGGCGACGGCGACCTGGCCTCCATCGGCATGGCCGAGATCATGCACGCGGCCAACCGGGGCGAGCGCATCACCATCATCTTCGTGAACAACACGGTCTACGGCATGACCGGCGGCCAGATGGCCCCCACGACCATGGAAGGCCAGAAGACCACCACCTGCCCCTCGGGCCGCTGCCCGGAAAAGCACGGCCTGCCCATCCGCATGGCCGAGATCATCGGCACGCTCGGCGGGGTCGCCTACTGCGCCCGCGTGGCCGTGGACACGGTGAAGAACCTGACCCAGGCCAAGAAGGCCATCCGCCGCGCCTTCGAGGTCCAGACCACGGGCCAGGGCTTCGGCTTCGTGGAGCTGCTCTCCACCTGCCCCACCAACTGGCGCATGACCCCGGTGAAGGCCAACGAGCGCATCGCCAAGGAGATGATCCCCTATTTCCCGCTGGGCGTGTTCAAGGACATCCCGGCAGAGGAGTGCGCGTAA
- a CDS encoding 2-oxoacid:acceptor oxidoreductase family protein — translation MYQDVIIAGFGGQGVMLIGNLLAYAGMHAGLNVTYIPVYGPEMRGGTANCTVVLSDDDIGSPIIHAPLGLIALNRPSLDKFQPRLQNGGVFIVNSSLIDEGLIDKERVKALAVPCNDIADKLGNSRLANMVALGAYVQASGAVKLDSVIDSLPEVISAHYSHLIPKNSEALQAGAAFVAG, via the coding sequence ATGTACCAGGACGTCATCATCGCGGGCTTCGGCGGCCAGGGCGTGATGCTCATCGGCAACCTGCTGGCTTACGCGGGCATGCACGCGGGGCTGAACGTGACCTACATCCCGGTCTACGGGCCGGAGATGCGCGGCGGCACGGCCAACTGCACCGTGGTCCTCTCGGACGACGACATCGGCTCGCCCATCATCCACGCGCCCCTCGGCCTCATCGCGCTGAACCGTCCCTCGCTGGACAAGTTCCAGCCGCGGCTGCAAAACGGGGGCGTCTTCATCGTCAACTCCTCGCTCATCGACGAGGGGCTGATCGACAAGGAGCGCGTAAAGGCCCTGGCCGTGCCCTGCAACGACATCGCGGACAAGCTCGGCAACTCGCGCCTGGCCAACATGGTGGCGCTGGGCGCCTACGTGCAGGCCAGCGGCGCGGTGAAGCTCGACTCCGTGATCGACAGCCTGCCCGAGGTCATCTCGGCCCACTACAGCCACCTCATCCCCAAGAACAGCGAAGCCCTGCAGGCCGGCGCCGCCTTCGTGGCGGGCTAG
- the aroE gene encoding shikimate dehydrogenase: MNATRTGQDFLVVEKICGIIGHPLGHSLSPLLHNAMFQHLGLPYAYTAWPTPPDRLAAVVAGVRALPVHGLSVTIPHKEEVMALCDEVTERARAIGAVNTLYWRDGRLVGENTDVTGFCAPLRGLPGAAAELSPALVLGAGGVARAAVAGLRELGAGRIILANRSPERGRALAREMSCEVVAWEERGDVGPTLVVNATALGMSGERVDQSPWPAEAFRPGMIAYDLVYNPVRTRFVREAEEAGCRAVDGLTMFLEQAAEQFRLWTGCEMDMALGRSLLAEALSAPHGAS; encoded by the coding sequence ATGAACGCCACGCGCACGGGCCAGGACTTCCTGGTCGTCGAGAAGATCTGCGGCATCATCGGCCACCCGCTCGGCCACTCCCTGAGCCCCCTGCTGCACAACGCCATGTTCCAGCACCTGGGGCTCCCCTACGCCTACACGGCCTGGCCCACGCCGCCCGACAGGCTCGCCGCCGTGGTGGCCGGGGTGCGCGCCCTGCCCGTGCACGGCCTGAGCGTGACCATCCCCCACAAGGAGGAGGTCATGGCCCTGTGCGACGAGGTCACGGAGCGCGCCCGGGCCATCGGCGCGGTGAACACGCTGTACTGGCGCGACGGTCGTCTCGTGGGCGAGAACACCGACGTGACCGGCTTCTGCGCGCCGCTGCGCGGCCTGCCCGGCGCCGCGGCGGAGCTCTCCCCCGCCCTGGTGCTCGGCGCGGGCGGCGTGGCCCGGGCCGCGGTGGCGGGTCTGCGCGAGCTCGGCGCAGGGAGGATCATCCTGGCCAACCGCTCGCCCGAGCGGGGGCGCGCCCTGGCCCGGGAGATGAGCTGCGAGGTCGTGGCCTGGGAGGAGCGCGGAGACGTGGGGCCGACGCTCGTGGTCAACGCCACGGCGCTCGGCATGTCCGGCGAACGAGTCGACCAGAGCCCCTGGCCCGCCGAGGCCTTCCGGCCGGGCATGATCGCCTACGACCTGGTCTACAACCCGGTGCGCACGCGCTTCGTGCGCGAGGCCGAGGAGGCGGGTTGCCGGGCGGTGGACGGCCTGACCATGTTCCTGGAACAGGCCGCCGAGCAGTTCAGGCTTTGGACCGGCTGCGAGATGGACATGGCGCTCGGCCGCTCGCTGCTCGCCGAGGCCCTGTCCGCACCCCACGGCGCGTCCTGA
- a CDS encoding LysM peptidoglycan-binding domain-containing protein, giving the protein MHKPAATMPSAQKAAKQKVAATQNGDADVSDGDEAEAEQDALTQQQQSVLQNDSDTLKFDLDQRETADFVNYFKFFTAVDENGNPKRGRRAFEHWLDNARPYLPYVRQVLRDKGLPEDLVVLPFAESGYNPTVTSSAGACGMWQFMPYTARKYGLEVDWWIDERRDPYKATGAAVTYLSNLYEMFGDWYLALAAYNAGEGKISRVIQKSGTNDYFEICKTSEYLKAETRRYVPKFLALCKIVRHLKELGFEPIDWDQGAEVTELKVKGGTDLMALARSCNMSWSKFADMNPAFRRTVSPPEHEASIWIPTEQVAYAKAYLAKPEARPFAGYVRYHVRSGDSWWAISHRFEVPISVLRKLNNELASTLHPGQEVMVPGQNRAEAVASADDPQPRGRHASASKAESASAKTRSIAAKRANYKVKNGDTIWDIATRYEVSVDTLLAANGMKNGRHLRVGQKLYIPSVGEAETREQVAKAKGAYRETTYHVQQGDTVWAIARKYNVNPTSILSRNNLDHDDVLQPGQSLRIRLE; this is encoded by the coding sequence ATGCACAAGCCTGCGGCGACCATGCCGAGCGCCCAGAAGGCCGCCAAGCAGAAGGTCGCCGCGACGCAGAACGGGGATGCCGACGTCAGTGACGGCGACGAGGCGGAAGCGGAGCAGGACGCGCTGACGCAGCAGCAGCAGAGCGTGCTGCAGAACGATTCCGACACCCTCAAGTTCGACCTCGACCAGCGCGAGACCGCTGATTTCGTCAACTACTTCAAGTTCTTCACGGCCGTCGACGAGAACGGCAACCCCAAGCGCGGCCGCAGGGCCTTCGAGCACTGGCTCGACAACGCACGCCCCTATCTGCCCTATGTGCGGCAGGTGCTGCGCGACAAGGGGCTGCCCGAGGACCTCGTCGTCCTGCCCTTCGCCGAATCCGGCTACAACCCGACCGTCACCTCCAGCGCGGGCGCATGCGGCATGTGGCAGTTCATGCCCTACACCGCGCGCAAGTATGGCCTGGAGGTCGACTGGTGGATCGACGAGCGCCGCGATCCGTACAAGGCCACCGGGGCCGCCGTGACCTACCTCTCGAACCTCTACGAGATGTTCGGCGACTGGTATCTGGCGCTGGCCGCCTACAACGCGGGCGAGGGCAAGATCTCCCGCGTCATCCAGAAGAGCGGCACCAACGACTATTTCGAAATCTGCAAGACCAGCGAGTACCTGAAGGCCGAGACCCGCCGCTACGTCCCCAAGTTCCTGGCCCTGTGCAAGATCGTCAGGCACTTGAAGGAGCTCGGCTTCGAGCCCATCGACTGGGATCAGGGGGCCGAGGTCACCGAGCTCAAGGTCAAGGGCGGCACCGACCTGATGGCCCTGGCCCGCAGCTGCAACATGTCCTGGTCCAAGTTCGCGGACATGAACCCCGCCTTCAGGCGCACCGTGAGCCCGCCGGAGCACGAGGCCTCGATCTGGATTCCGACCGAGCAGGTGGCCTACGCCAAGGCCTACCTCGCGAAGCCAGAGGCCAGGCCCTTCGCGGGCTACGTGCGCTACCACGTGCGCTCGGGCGACTCCTGGTGGGCCATCTCGCACCGTTTCGAGGTGCCCATCAGCGTGCTGCGCAAGCTGAACAACGAGCTGGCCTCCACGCTGCATCCTGGGCAGGAAGTCATGGTCCCGGGCCAGAACAGGGCCGAGGCCGTGGCCTCGGCGGACGACCCGCAGCCGCGCGGCCGCCATGCCTCCGCTTCCAAGGCCGAGAGCGCGAGCGCAAAAACGCGCAGCATTGCTGCCAAGCGCGCGAATTACAAGGTCAAGAACGGCGATACCATCTGGGACATCGCCACCCGGTACGAGGTCAGCGTGGACACGCTGCTGGCCGCCAACGGCATGAAGAACGGCCGCCACCTGCGTGTCGGGCAGAAGCTCTACATCCCCTCGGTCGGAGAGGCCGAGACGCGCGAGCAGGTCGCCAAGGCCAAGGGCGCGTATCGGGAGACGACCTACCACGTGCAGCAGGGTGATACCGTCTGGGCCATCGCCCGCAAGTACAACGTCAATCCCACCAGCATCCTGAGCCGGAACAACCTGGACCACGACGACGTGCTCCAGCCCGGCCAGTCGCTCCGCATCCGACTCGAGTAA
- the rlmB gene encoding 23S rRNA (guanosine(2251)-2'-O)-methyltransferase RlmB produces the protein MSENKKTDPKSEGLVVGRHPVSEALSAHPERVEAVLVQRGLKGETTDRILDACRAAHVRFRLCEKSELDRLYSGPHQGVAAMVAPMAFRELDDLLAGLMDAPLPLLVVLDQVQDPHNVGALARSLLAFGAAGLVLPKHGAARLGAGAFKASAGALSRLPVARVTNLAQALDRLADEGLPIYCAAAGPGSESLFEARLHLPAALVLGNEEKGVRQGLSKRCAAALEIPMPGGFDSLNVAQAGTVIASHFARAVFEAARRKAEKAQRM, from the coding sequence ATGTCCGAGAACAAGAAAACAGACCCGAAGAGCGAAGGGCTCGTAGTCGGTCGACACCCCGTGTCCGAGGCCCTTTCCGCACACCCCGAGCGCGTGGAAGCCGTGCTCGTGCAACGCGGGCTCAAGGGGGAGACGACGGACCGCATCCTGGACGCCTGCCGCGCGGCCCACGTGCGCTTCCGCCTGTGCGAGAAGAGCGAGCTCGACCGGCTCTACTCCGGCCCGCACCAGGGAGTGGCCGCCATGGTCGCGCCCATGGCCTTCAGGGAGCTCGACGATCTGCTGGCGGGGCTCATGGACGCCCCCCTGCCGCTTCTCGTGGTCCTCGACCAGGTCCAGGACCCGCACAACGTCGGCGCCCTGGCGCGCAGCCTGCTGGCCTTCGGCGCGGCCGGGCTCGTGCTTCCCAAGCACGGCGCGGCGAGGCTCGGGGCCGGGGCCTTCAAGGCCTCGGCAGGGGCGCTCTCGCGCCTGCCCGTGGCCCGCGTCACGAACCTCGCCCAGGCCCTGGACCGCCTTGCCGACGAAGGGCTGCCCATCTACTGCGCCGCGGCCGGGCCGGGCTCGGAGAGCCTCTTCGAGGCCCGCCTGCACCTGCCAGCCGCGCTTGTTCTCGGCAACGAGGAGAAAGGGGTGCGCCAGGGGCTTTCCAAGCGCTGCGCCGCGGCCCTGGAGATTCCCATGCCCGGCGGCTTCGACTCGCTGAACGTGGCCCAGGCGGGCACGGTCATCGCCTCGCACTTCGCGCGCGCCGTGTTCGAGGCCGCGCGCCGCAAGGCCGAAAAGGCTCAGCGGATGTAG